One Hymenobacter cellulosilyticus genomic window, CCCGGGAGGTGGTGCTGGCCAACGACCGCGACGCCGGCGGCCGGCAGTTCAACATCAACTACCTCAATGAGCTGCAGCCCGCCCGGCCGATGGTGCCGTGGCCGAGCAGGAAGCCTACCGCGAGGCTGGGCGGCCGGTGGAGTGGCACGCCACCAGCGACAAGTACCACACCAGCCTGAAGGTGACTTTCACCACGACTCGGCTGAGCAGGGCGCCGGTCAGGTGCAGCAGTTGCGCGAGCGGGTGGACCACATCAACCAGACCCAGCAGGACGGCCCCTCGCTCGCGGTGGAAGTGCAGCGCAGCACCGAGCAAGCCACCATCGTGCGCCTGACCGTGGCTCGGGCCGACACAGCCCAGTTGGAAGTAGTGGCCCAGGAGCTGTACCGGCAACGCGAGCAGCTGCGGCCGGGAGCCGAGCGCCAGCAGGAGAGTTTTCTACGTGTGGACTACCCGTTGGCCAAGGACTTCAACAAAGAGTTGGAATACACCAATCAGGGCCTGAATGCCGAGCAAATCCGGGCCGCGGCTCAGCGCGAGGAGCAGCAGCGTGAGTCGGAGCGGCAGCAGCGCCCGCCGAAGCCCAGCGCCAGCGGGAGCAGCGGTCCCTCGAGCGCCAGGCCCAACGGGAGCGGGAGAACACCCCGGACGCGCAGCAGGATCGCGAGCGGGACGACCAGAGTTTTAACCAGGCTGTGCTTGGAGCCGCCGTAGCCGAGGTAGAGCAGCTGCCCGCCCGCTCCTACCGCAGCGAGCAGGAAGCGGCTGAGCAAACCGCGCAGTTCGTGCACGCCAAAGATGCCGGGCTGGTGCTGCTGAAAGATTACATCCACGACAACCCCCCCCGCCGGCCGCAAAGTCGACGAAGCTGAGCGGGAAGAGTTGCGCGACCGGGCCCGCTTTGCCGCGACGGCCGCGGGCTGCCAGCTGCCTGTTGCTGCGCCCACCGAGCAGAAAACGGCGACGTGGAAGGTGGATGAATTGGAGCCCAACACCAGCGGCCGCGCGGAGGCCTGGAAAGCCATTCTGGACAACTCCGCTACTCCATTGCGCACGAGTGACGTGCGCAGCACGATAGATGAGCAAGGTGTCCGGCGGGCGAGTTCGACATGCACTACGCAATGACCAGCCGGATATTGCATCATCCACGCCATCGTGACCAACACCAATACCCGCGCCGCAGCCAATAAGGAGCAATACGCTTGGGGTAAGCGTCGCCGAGCGCGACGAAGACCGCGCGGCCCGGCAACTGGCTGCCGAGGCAGCCCCCATTCAGCCCCACAATCGCGACCGGAGTCTGGACGTGGCGGCTAAACCGGAAGTCGCGGTGAGTGCAGTTACACCAGAAGCCGCCAGCCCGAACAAACTGGGTAGCGAGAAGCAGGTGATTATCGAGTGGACGAGACAGCGCTGGCTACGGGAGAACGAGGCCAGGCAGAGGCCGTGCAGGCTGCCGTTGTGGCCAGTGGGCCAGGGTGGGAGCGTCCAGAGCGCTACTGACGAGCAAGGCATTCGACATTCTGAGATGCAGGTGTCATATCGAACCGACCAGCCCAAAATAGCTCAGATTAGCCAGACGCTTGATGCCGTGGCGGAGCAGCGAGGCAGCCTGCTAATGAGCATAGCAGCGACCGGCAAGAAAGACGTCAATTCGCACAAGGGAACAGAATGTGCAAGTTGAGGGACACAGCCAGATGGAGAGGTAAGTACAACTCGTGCTAACAAATAACATAGGTCGCAGGGTGGATACCGCAACGCTTTGGCTACAGCCGAACGGCTGGCTGCCTCTTCAGCCGCCCAAATAAACCGTACGGAGCCGTGGATTTCCTTGGTCCCCTCGATGGGGAATGCAAACCAGTGCCTGTCGCTCAACCCACCATTCACCCGGTCTAGAATGTTTGAATGAAGTAAGAAAGGAGAGGTTGTCGATGCTATACAGATTATAAATGGGTCATTAGCATCAACTGGAGGCTCAAATTGCGAGCTTCGTTGCGGTCCCACTTTCGAATAAAAAATTGGCCCAAGCGCAATGTGATTGACAATACCCGACCGTGCTGCAAGGCCATATCAACTATTGGGAATGGATGTCCCCATCAAATTCAAATGCAAAGACTCCGAAGAAGATGCCGCTTTGAGCAAGCCGGCTGTTTCGGGCCACTGAGAAAGGCCGGGAAGAGCAAATGGCCTTAACATCGCTACCGATTCATCAACCGGTGAATCACATCTTCTAGGTCGTAAACACGAATGCAAGACTTGACTTCAATAATGGCTCTAACATTTCGCTTGGTTGTGATGATAAAATCACCCTCTGAAAAAAGTACGGGACAGGTATTGTCGTAAATGATAATGTCGAGTTGCGACTGACCTCATCACCGTTTTCCGAATCGACAATAAAGCCAGTGCCAATGGAAAAATGACTGGGCAGAAATCTCTTGATTACATTCTTAAGAATAGCCTCTTTGAACCTACCTACTTCGCCCAATGCCTAGTGCCAATCAAGTCCTGGACTCTGTCTTTAATGATATTCAATTCGCTAGTTATTGATTCCTGAAATCGTCGTGCACTGGCTGGCATACCTGGTTAGTAAGAATGGATGGTGGCCTAATCTACTGAGTATTCAGTTGCTCAACAGCTGTTCAACCCACCAGCAGCAAATCTTCCAGCCGGTCGTGTACTGCGGCGTACGCCACTGCGCCTGCCCTTCCCAGGGCGCTTGCACCTTGCCCGGCGGCAGCACCAGTGAGGCGAGCTTCACCGTGCCTTTGCCAAAGCGGCGGTTCAGGGCGTCCAACTCGGCCATCAGCTTGGCGCGCTTCTCCGAAACCGGTGCAGGTTCAAACAGCGAGAGTTGCGTTTGTACTTCCGGCTCCAGGCCGTCGAGTATCACGCCGGCCTTGGTGTAGCGGTTGCCCGGCTGCCAGAGGCGCTTGAGCGCCGCCCGCGCAAAGCGGACCAGTTCAATGTATCGTTCGTGGCCACGGGCAGCGTGAGCACGGCGGAGCAGGAATAGGGCGGCGGTTCCAGCCGTAGCGGCTTTTGCTCAGGAAGACGGTCATCAGTGGACCGCGTCGCCCTGCCGGCGCAGCTTCTCGGCGGCCCGGAGGCAAAGGCGCTGACGGCGCCGTGACATCGGGTAAATCGGTCAGTGGCCGGCCGAAGGTGCGCGATACGCTCAAGGTGCGGCGAGATAAGGTACCGTCCTCGCTCGGCGCCAGGCCCTGCAAGGGAAGCCCTGCAACTCGCGCATGAGTCGGGCGCCCACTACCTCACCCAGGTGCTTGCGGCGTAGGCCTCCAAGCACCTGGCCAGACGCGGCCGTCGTAATGCCAGCCGCGTCGCAGTCTCAATGGCCGGCGTATCGGAATAGTGGTTGGGCCCGGAAAAGTCATGGCGGGCAGCCGTTCGGCCGTGGGGTGGGCTGTGGCTGTTGGCAACGGTGCGCGGGTGGGCGGCCTAGCCACGCGCAGCCTGCCTAAATGGTTTGGGCCAGAATAATCTGATTGCCATCGGGTCTTGCAGGTACGCCAGGCGCACGTGTTCATAGCTTGCAATTGGTGCGCTAAACGGTACGCCGCGCGCTTGCAGAGCCGCCACGGCTTCCTCCAGCGTGTGCGGGCGGCCACCCGTAGCTCGATATTAATAGCGCCCGCAGTGCCGGGGGATACCCCTTGGCCGTGGCCTGGTGCAGCCCTACAATGAACCGTTGCCTGCATCAAGCTCGCCCATTCGTTGGCAATGCGCACAGCCAGCGTCAGGCCAGGGTTTCGTGGTAAAAGCGAACTGCCCGGTCCATGTCGGACACGTAGATGGAAGCAGTGCCGCCCGACAAGTAGGTTGGGGAAGATGGGTCATGTTGAATGGGCCCCGTTGTCCGGGTGCCGAATGAGTGAGTGGAGCGAGCAGTGGGAGCTAACTGATTTTGGCCGAGTTTCGAGCCGAGCGCAGATGCTGCGCACGGCCATGCGCAGCAGCACGCCCAACTCGTCGTCGCGGTGTAGCGCGGAAAGCACATGTTGGACACCCGCTTAGGCAACAGAAATTTTTCCCATGCGCGCTTCACTCCCGACAGTCGCTGGGGTCGAAGAGGCGAACGTGGTGCCGCCGCGGCCTGCACCACCGAAAACGCCGGTACGTCGGTCAGGCCATCGCCGCAGTACACGATATTGGAGAAGGGCACGCGGCGTTTTTCGGGCCCAACGGCCTCGTTCACGAGGAAGGGTTCGAGCGCCCGTCTTTGCCCACGCCTTTGTTGATTTCAAACAGGAAGCGGGTTTTGGCTGTAAAATCGACGATGCGGCTAGGCCGGACAATGGTGTGGGTACCGGATTTTCTACGCACGACACCCCCAGCAGTCCGTGAGGTAGGCGCGATGGCGCTGCCCCGGATCAGTTGCTCGAAGCCGCCGCTGATGACGTATACCTCGATGGTGGGAAGCGTGAGGGTATTCCCGCGTGATGGCCGCAGTCCCTCGAAGATGTCTGGCAGCCGGGGTAGAACGTCAGGGTTTTGCCAAACTCGAAGAGTGCCGCGTTGGACAGGCCTTCCAGCGGTTCGCCCTTCTTCGTGAGCACAAATATTTCTTCGAGAAAGGCTAGGGTGGGTCCCAGCCGCTCAGCACGCGCTTCGCGACTTTGTCGCCCAGAAAACATCCGGTCGACGCCGTGATGCACCAACAGCTGCGTGTGGAATCCGGAGTGAGCGTGTCGTCGAAATCAAAAACGAGGCAATAACTTGGCTCATATCAGGCAGGGGTGGGGTGGGAGACAAATAGGCGGCGTTGGCGGTCCTTGGCGTGTCCAGGTGAACCAGGCTTTAGCCAGCCCCGTGGCATCGAGAAAAGCCGCCTGTCGCTCCTGCGGCTTGGCAGACCGCACCCGCCGGGCCAACTCGCGGAACTGGTAGTGCTGAAACAAGCGCATAAACTCCCGAGGTAGATGTCGGCCACCCGCTTATCGCCGTGAATCACCAGCATGTTCTCGTCGTTGTTGCCCACCGAGGCATCGCTGAAATTAGCGGAGCCGGTGACGACCAGCGGCGACGCGCCCAACGGTCAATTAGCAGATATTTGGTGTGAATGAACTTGACGTGCTCATTCATGCCGGTGAGTTTTTCTTCCCGCATCAGCCAGTTGTGCACGGCACTGTCGTCGTCCAGCACGGCCCCGCGGCAAACCGCAGGTTTTATCCCGCTGCAGCAGCTTTAGTTTTTGAGCGGCCTCCTTATTGCCGTACGACTCCAGCAGCACGTAGCGCAGAAAATTGGCGGGCACGCTCAACTGCTCTTGAATGCGAGCGTTAATGCCGAATGCGCCGTGAAAACACACTCGACTGCGCGCCGCCATGCGGTCGATGTACCAGTCCAGGGCGTCGGCGGGCGGCACTACGGCCTTGCCTTGCGGTTGAAGCGCGGACTGAAAAGGGCGTGCACACCGGTGCCAGCACTTCGGTCGGCAGCGGGTGGCCTGCTCGTTCTGCGCGCGCAGCTTCGCCGCTTTGGGGTCGCTCCACAGGCGCTGCCAATAGTCCAGGTACGCTTGGCCGTGGCGGGTCGCGCACGAGGTGCCCCACGTTGGAATGCCCAAAAATGCCGCCCCGGCTGAAATTGGTAGAGCCCGTCCAGACCTGCTCGGGCCTGAGCGAAGCATACGCCGGCACGGGCCGCCGGCCGCGGCGGCGCGGCGTCAGCCGGCGCGTGCGCCTCCTTGCGGCCAGCACGATGAATTTATTGTGGAAATAAAACCGACATCGGTGCTCCGGGCGTCACGTGGTTTTCCAGGCCGTATTTCTGCACGGCCGCGCGCACGGCCGCACGCAGGGCCGTGGCGTCGCATTGGTGGCGCGGGCGCGGTTGTCGTAAATGATTTGCACGTCGGCCCGGCATCCACGGCCGCCTTCAAGGCCTGCATCACCGGCTCGTACGAAAACTCGTACACCGAGGCGCGCAAGGCGTATTCGGGCCCTTGCTTGGGCAATGAAGGCCAGCAGGGCTTCCTCCAGGCCCTCGACAGCCAGGTATAGGCGGCCGGGCCCACCGCATCGGGCGGCTTATTGTTAAACCGGCCGCGTAGCCTGGCTGCCCGCGGCCCGCGATTGAAATAAATGGCGTGGGTGCCGGTATCGACGTTTTCGGTTTCCACCTCGATTTCAACGGCATTGCCTTCCGTAATAGCTGCCGGATGGCCATAAAGCGGCACAATGCGTAGCGGTACGGTGGCTGTGTTGGGCCGCGTAATTCCCCACAGGAAGTCCTGCACCGGGTGCTGCGGCTGCTGTAAAGCTTTCCTAACTCGGGCTTTTCTACGGTTTCCTTGAACACGCGGTAGCCCTGGAGCCACTTTTCCGTGCCGGCGGTGAGGTCGGCGCGCTGAATGGCGAACCCCAGGAAGTCTCGCGGCAGCTTCGGTGAGCAGGTCGAAGGCCAGCAGCACGACGTACGTGCCCGCAATGGCCCGGACGGCCAGTTGGTGGTTGGTGGCGTAGGCCCTCATGGCTGGGAAGCAGAAAATAAGGCGGAAGCGAAGAAATCGGCAACTCGGCCGCCGACGTGTCCGGGTCGTCGGCCACCGGGGGCGGAGGCAGAAGTAGTACCTCCCGTGATGTTGGACAGCACCCGCGCCCGTACAGCGCATCAATGCCTGTATCCTTCACGGGAAAGTCCGGGTTGGTCTGCCACATCTGAATCGGCCATTCAAACTGCTTGCGCAGGTTGCGGAGAAAGCCATGAACAGCAGCCCGCAGTTTAAGGTATTGTTTTCGTCCAGGCCGTCGAGGTAGGATAAGCCGGCGCAGGAAGCGGCGCTCCAGGTCGCCGTGCCAAGCAAGTCCTGGCCCGGCCGACGCGGTTGCACCTTCCGGATGTGGGCCGTGAAGGCGTTTCCGCGCATCGGGCGGATGCTGAAACACCGGCGTTAGCCCGCCCGGCCCGTGCTTTCCTTCGACAGGGGCAAGCTGTCCTTTTTATAACGGCCAATCATGTTTTCCTGCTCGGTTGGCGGGGCGCTTTTCAATGGCTGGTCGCTCGCATGGCGGGCTCGGCCTGTTCGCTGCTGGCCGGAGTCGGCGGCCGAAACGCTTCCCACACGGCAGGTTCTCCCGGATTTTGCGCCAAGCCAGGTAAGTCCCGTTCCGGCACAGCGGCTCCTCGTCCTGGCCTGAATGTAGACGTGGCGGTCAAGCTCCAACTCACGCGCGTTCGAGAGGTTGTCCACTCCGTCGTCGAAACGCAGCAGTTCGCGCTTGTCGGGCCGCGAAAACCCCTGCTCGACGCGCCGGATAACCAAGCGCTTGTCTACGTAGCCATGAATCAGGACCGGGCAATGGCCATGTTCACGTAAGGATGGTCGCTGGCAATGACGAACAGGAAATCGGTCATGTGCTCGCGGGCTCGTAGGCATCGCCGGTGACGCGGGCATGGTTTTCAGCCAGTGCGGCCGGAAAGCCGCCAGCTGGAACGGTCGTCGCCGTGTGCCGTGGCAAACAGCGAAGCTCCCAGGGCCACGGTCACCGTCACGCGGTAGTTGGCGGCAGGTATTCGAGAACGGCACGTGGTTGTTGACCGGATGGCGCGCCATTTCGTAGCGGCAAACCGGGTGAGGTTGCGCAGCACCTGCTCGAGCGCGCCGCGGTCGGGGCTTGCACATCGGCCGCCACCACGGTCAGAAACCGCTGGGATTGATGCGTCCGGCGCGCTCCACCTCATACCGCGCCGCGTCGACGCCGGCCGGGGCTCAATGGCCATTGGGTCGGTGATGCCCGGCTGAAAAGGCCCGTCGAGCCGGGCTGGGTTTTTCGGCCGAAAGGCAGTCGGGCTGGTCATGAGCGGACGCTTATGAGGAACAAACAGGGCCGGCGCCGATGCTGCGCTTGATGGCCGGAAACAGCGCGATGAAAAACTCCGTCCAGCCCCCATGCGCACGCGCAGCAGGTTGTAGTCCTGCGGCCGCTCCTGGCGGCGGCCATCGTGGCGGGGTCGGCTACGGTGAAGGTGGCTATCGAGCCGCCCTCCCCGTTGGCAAAGTCCCGCAGGATGCGCTGCAAATTGGCCAGCGGATAATTCTCCGGAATGTTGTAATCCACCGGCGCGCCATCGCCCAACTGGTTCATGCACTCGTGCTTGTAGCTCTTCATGCTTTGCTCCAGGGTGCCCATGCGGGCGTGGGCTGGCCGGTCGGCGGAATGGGTCCGTATCCAGCCACAGAGGGCCGGCGACAGGTCGGAGGCAATGCCTTCGCGCGCGTGGCGGCCATCGGCCGTGGCCCCACGAAGAGCCCGCCCAGCAAGTACTGCTCAAAGGTGCCCACGCCCGGGCCAGCAGCAGGTCGAACCCGGCGCCGTAGCGTTGCTTAAGCTGCGCGAACGCGGCCTGGTGCAAGTCGCTGGCCCAAGCGTCGCGCACGCACTGGCAGAAGGTTTCAATCAGTTGCCAGGCCAACTCATCCACCTCCTGATGGCCGTAGCCAAACTTGGTTGGGCCCGACAGATGGTTTTAATCTCGTCAATCCGGGTTTTGGGCACGGCCAGGCCAAAGGCCGGCTGCTCGTGCTTGCCGCGGCAGCAACTCGGTGCCCAGTTGGTGGCCAGGCAGGTCACAAGTTCGTCCAGCCGAATCTCCTTCGTGCCGAAAACCAGCTGCCGGATAACGTAGAGCGAATCGGCGGCGGTGCTGATGCCCGTCATCAGGGGGAGAAAATGCGGTAATTGGCCCCGCCGGCCACCAGGTCCTGGCCGCGCTGGATGCAGCCGTCAATCAGGCCGAGAGCAGCGGGAGGGGCAATGGCTTCCTTAGCGCCATATGTGGCGAGCAGGGTGTTCAGGTAGCGGTGGCAGCTCAGCAGCGTGTGCTCGCGCATGATGGCCAGAAATTCCTCCACGACTCAATCTCGGCGGCGGGCTTGCTGCGCCAGGAATTTTTGTCGCCGCGCAGGTTCATGGGCCGGCCGCGCCCAGGCCGGCGCCGCGGTTGAGGGTAAACTCAAGGGGGCATTGGCCGGCACAAAGCCAAAGCTGAACTCGGTTTCGCCGGCAAACATGGTTTCGTAGCAGCCGTCGCAGGCGTAGTTGCGGGCGGTGCGCAGCGGCGGCACGTGCTGGCCGGCGTTCATCAGGCCGGTGATGATGCGGTCGTCGTTGAGCAGTACGGATGCGCTCCCCGCTGAGCAAGGCCCGGGCGGCGAGTTCAAGAATGTCCTCTGGGTATCGGCATGCACCCGCAGGTCCAGGGTGGGCTGTTCAGGGCAGCCGGCGGGCGCTGTGCAGGCAAAACCTTGTCACCTCGTTGCAGGCATCGTCCGGGCGGGGTTGTCGTTGGGCAACACGCCGCCAATGGTGACCTGCTGCATCCATTGGTTGAGCAAACCGCCCTGGTCGAAGTTGGAGGAGCCAAAAAAGCCAGTCAATACGCCGTCGGCGGGCGTGTAGCGGTTTTCGGCGTGGCGGTAGTTGAGAATCACGCGCTCATCGAGCTTGAGCCAGAAGCAATCCATCAACTCCTGCGCCTGCTCGGGCCGAGGCCCTGCGCCTGGTCGGCCGCGTAGAACGGCTGCAGTATCTGGTCGAGGCGGCCCAGCGGCACCACCTCCACCGTCCAGTGCAGGGCGCAATGCACCACGTAAATGGCTTGGAGCGCATCGGCGAAAGAACGGCTGGTTCGGCCGGCACGCGGTGCAGGCGCTCGGCAATGGCGGTGAGGTGTGCGCGGCGCGGGTCGGTTGCGTCCAGCTGCTCGCATTTGGTCCGTACGTGGTCGGCCATGCGGCGGGCATAGTCAATGACGGCTTGCAGGCAGATGATGACGGAGTCGTAGAAAGCCGTTTTTTCGGGAGCCTCGGTGCGCAACTGCTCGCACTCGCCGATAATGGCCCGTAGCCCGCGGTTCACTACCCGCCCGTGGTCGGGCACGATATGGCCCATGGGCGATAGCTCGTTCAAAAAGTCCAACATGCCTTGGTACTCCTCGGCTTCGGTCAGGTAGCGCACGAACTCCTTGCCTTGACCAACCGAAAACGGAGGGAGCGAGCCCACAATCAATTCGTCGGCGTCGATTTCGCAGGTGCCCGCCAAGCGAGCAATAGCGGGTTCCGTCACGAGCTGCAGCATGCGCTGCACCGCCAGCGCCTTGCGCACCGCCACGGGCAAAGCCGCCAGCCGGGCCTGTTCGGCAGGCTCCAAATCGGGCCGGTTGCGAAACAGGTGTCCTACCTGCTCCTCGCGCAGCCACAAGGGTTTTTGCTGCCACCGCTGAAACGTGCGCTCCAACAAGCGGCAAACGCGTGGCGTCGGTAAATCTGGATGCCCAGCTTCCAATGATTGTAGGTAACGCCAATAAGCAACATCGCTGTGGTGCATGAGGAGAAGCTAGAAGTTTGTGTCTACAGCTAGCATCCTGAATTGACTAGTTTCCTGATTGCAAAGCTCAACTTGCCAGCAAGAAAACAAACAAGCCGTTGTCATGCATCAGTGCTACCACTGAGTCATTCTTTGCCGCTCGTCGGTATCGAGTAGTTAAACGACATGCCTTCCAGCCGGCTGATACTCGCCGGTCACTCGGTTATGTTGGTGGGCACTGCGGCGGGGGGGCGGCGGCAGCGGGAAACTGTGGACGTTGCGCCGCAGCCGCTGCTCGGCCAGCACCTGCCAGATACAGGTCTGGCCCACGGCCGCCCGCCCTGGCCTGCCAGGCCTAGTTGAGCTCCGCCAGCATCGCGTCCGGGTGCTGCTGCACGTAGGCCATCAGCCAAGCCTGCGCCGCCGCATCCAGGTACCGGCGCGCCCGCCCGTGGCCGCTTGGGCGCCAGCGAGCCCGTGGCCGCCTCGCGCCGCACCAGGTCTTTCACAAACGAGTGGCTCACGCCAAAGCGCTGCGCCACGGCCGCTTTGTGGGCCCGGTTCCCGGCAGGCCGCCGCCACGCGGCTGCTCAAATCAAGCGAATACGGGTTCATCTTCCACTTTACGCAGCCGCCGAAATGGCGGACGAACTGTTCTCGAATCCGCTATAGCATGTTATATTGCTTCAAACAGCCTTTAATTAATCGTGGAAGGCGTTTCCGGGAACCGGTTGCGTTTTTATAAACTGCAGAATGTATGCAACTCATTGAGGATATAGCTGAGGCAATTAACTCTTCACGAGACGCGTTTGGCAACGTTTTTTTACGTGCACAGACGGCTATTCCCCCGCTCAGCGAATATTATTTGATGCTATTGCCACGAGTGGGAACGATCAGGAGGATTTCAAAGCAGCTATTCGTGTTGCTCAGGCAGAGGGCTGGCATGATGCTTTACTCGATGCAGTCATTGATGAGGGCTTGAAAACGGGCGCTTAGCGAAGTCAACGGTTGAGGCTGAACTCAAAAAAAATAACCAAAATGCCGCATTACAGGCTATTACGAACGTCGCAAGGCATTTGCTCAGCCCGATATTCTCTATCGCGGGATAGCGAATGCGATGAAATGGACGGGAAAGGTATCCATTGATGGCATCGCAAAGGGAACCGGCATCCTGATTGGGCCCCACCTCGTACTGACGGCCTGGCACGTAGTGAGCGAACTGTTTGAGAAGGACGCTGCAGACAAGTGGGTGCCCAGGCAATCATCCGGACCGCGTATCCAGGTGGAATTCGGCAATTTTCTATCCATTGTCAACCGGGGCAGGCTTTACAGCCAGCGCCTTCAACACAGGTAAAGGCTCATAACGACTGGTGCGTCAGCTATAGCGCATGTCAGGACGACGAACTGAATAATTCACTGCCAGAAGACCTGACCCTGCTGGACAACCACTGGGATTATGTGATTATCAAGCTATCAAGGCAATCGGGCTGGAAAGACGCTGGGCCCCGCTCGATGCCAGGGCCACTGTGCCGATGGTTGACGAGAGCGTCATTGTCTTCCAGCATCCGGAGGCCATACTATGAAAGTGGACCAAGGTAAAGTTGGAGGAGTGGATCCGCCTAATCCGAAAGTGTTTCCTCGAATCCGGTTCCTTCACCACGCGAACACAATGAGTGGGTCATCCGGCGGCCCCTGTTTTGACAAGCACTTTATGTTGTTCGGCCTTCACCAGGGCAGTGGGATGGCCATGGGGGGATAAAAAGATGGTCACCAACCGGGAATACCAATCCTTAACATATTATCCTGCATAAACGACAGCGGAACGCCTCTGCCCACCCCGGATTGCAGTGAGTTACCTGTCTGGACAATTGGAAAGGAAGGCGCGTACGAACCCGTCCTAGGCTGCGATGATTTCCAGACATTAATCTGGCGCTCGGCAATGAGTGGCACCCCTAGGCTGGTCATCATTGCGGGGACAGAGGGCGAGGAAAACCCATCGCCTCTCTCTGATTAATTCCATGCTTTCGGATGGTGCGCACCTGAAAATTAACCTCAGTTCTGAGGCATTATCAACAATCAGCGTCACGGGTCTGGTTTCCCTCATCTCCGGTATTGCCGGTTTTTCGGCCCCAGCACTTACTCCGGTTTCCGAGATGGAGTCGACAGCGACCGTTTGGATGAGGGATGAGGTAATACCCAAATTGATGGATTCCCTCCAGAATATACGGACCGGCCGGCTTGTGTGGATTTTAATCGCTGACCTGAACAACTACAGCATAAAGGATAAACAGACCTCTCAACTGCTTTTGCTGTTGTATGAACAACTCAAAAGGGTTGACTGGCTACGGGTTGTCCTGGATGGATTCAAAGGAGATCTGCCCGCCTCACTCAGTGACCATACTCCGCAAC contains:
- a CDS encoding toprim domain-containing protein, which codes for MSESAIDSLSHFQLKHGQDPKNTLYIATSGTPTEAQVALIQRVIDKQQPREVVLANDRDAGGRQFNINYLNELQPARPMVPWPSRKPTARLGGRWSGTPPATSTTPA
- a CDS encoding DUF4113 domain-containing protein — translated: MILDGLEPEVQTQLSLFEPAPVSEKRAKLMAELDALNRRFGKGTVKLASLVLPPGKVQAPWEGQAQWRTPQYTTGWKICCWWVEQLLSN
- a CDS encoding pyruvate formate lyase family protein; protein product: MTGISTAADSLYVIRQLVFGTKEIRLDELVTCLATNWAPSCCRGKHEQPAFGLAVPKTRIDEIKTICRAQPSLATAIRRWMSWPGN
- a CDS encoding pyruvate formate lyase family protein, with protein sequence MEEFLAIMREHTLLSCHRYLNTLLATYGAKEAIAPPAALGLIDGCIQRGQDLVAGGANYRIFSP
- a CDS encoding pyruvate formate lyase family protein; the encoded protein is MDLRVHADTQRTFLNSPPGPCSAGSASVLLNDDRIITGLMNAGQHVPPLRTARNYACDGCYETMFAGETEFSFGFVPANAPLSLPSTAAPAWARPAHEPARRQKFLAQQARRRD